In a genomic window of Macadamia integrifolia cultivar HAES 741 unplaced genomic scaffold, SCU_Mint_v3 scaffold614, whole genome shotgun sequence:
- the LOC122069429 gene encoding pentatricopeptide repeat-containing protein At4g31070, mitochondrial, producing MHAQPIRRFILTTLNEKISTRCFTAIANAKIVKDLVVEGLFDQALEFFKACSSAQSLLFILQIHSLVLKTGFERGTITANSLLSIYGKCSHVEYARLLFDTMPQRDTITWNSMITCYVRNGCYAESIKMLREMYSSGFDPKPELIACILSVCGKTGDLRSGKEIHARLILGGCMALSIFPSTALVDMYSRCFNLEAAFHVFNQMKERNEVSWTAMIKGCTSNKSYGMSIQAFREMQLEGIKPNRVTLIVVLPACAALGALKQGKEIHAFAFRWRFESESHFAAALIDMYSKCGNALGLATLIFNRLGTRDVVMWSSMIGSYSQIGDGKRAMELFYQMQIEGIKPNSVTLLELLSACTSLLSLDYGRRVHGHLLKSGLELNVFIGNSLVDMYAKCGCLNAAHKIFKEMPTKDSVSWSALIHGYGLHGYGTKALELFHEMQQRKFETDNITFLAVLSACNHSGLIAEGQDLYNDAIRENKISLTLEHYACYIDLLGRSGKLEDACEIISHMPMEPNATIFSCLTSACKAHGRLEVAGELACRLIKLEPENMANYTLLCMVYAELVTGLVSQT from the coding sequence ATGCATGCACAACCTATCAGACGGTTTATCCTAACAACCCTGAACGAGAAAATAAGCACAAGATGTTTCACTGCAATTGCAAATGCCAAAATAGTTAAAGATTTGGTTGTTGAAGGATTATTCGACCAAGcccttgaattttttaaagcatGCTCTTCTGCTCAATCATTACTCTTTATcctccaaatccattcccttgTCCTCAAAACAGGTTTTGAAAGAGGAACAATTACAGCAAATTCTCTCCTCTCAATTTATGGTAAGTGTTCCCATGTTGAATATGCACGCCTACTGTTTGATACAATGCCCCAAAGAGATACCATCACTTGGAATTCCATGATCACTTGCTACGTCAGGAATGGATGTTACGCAGAATCAATAAAGATGCTGAGGGAAATGTATTCGTCAGGTTTTGATCCTAAACCTGAACTGATAGCTTGCATTCTGTCCGTATGTGGCAAGACAGGAGATTTAAGATCAGGGAAAGAAATCCATGCTCGTCTTATCCTTGGTGGATGCATGGCTCTATCTATTTTTCCATCCACAGCCCTTGTAGACATGTACTCGAGGTGTTTCAACTTGGAAGCAGCTTTTCATGTATTTAAccagatgaaggaaaggaatGAGGTTTCTTGGACAGCCATGATCAAAGGCTGCACTTCAAATAAGAGCTATGGAATGTCAATCCAAGCCTTTAGAGAAATGCAGCTTGAAGGGATTAAACCAAACCGAGTGACGTTAATTGTGGTTTTACCAGCTTGTGCTGCATTGGGAGCTCTGAAACAGGGGAAGGAGATTCACGCCTTCGCATTTCGTTGGAGATTTGAGTCTGAATCTCACTTTGCAGCAGCTCTAATAGACATGTATAGCAAATGCGGGAATGCATTGGGTCTTGCCACACTCATATTCAATAGATTGGGAACAAGAGATGTTGTCATGTGGAGTTCTATGATTGGGAGTTACTCTCAGATTGGGGATGGAAAAAGGGCAATGGAGCTTTTCTATCAAATGCAGATAGAGGGTATCAAACCGAACTCAGTAACCCTACTTGAACTTCTATCTGCTTGTACTTCCCTATTGTCTTTAGATTATGGCCGTCGAGTTCATGGCCACCTCTTAAAATCTGGCTTGGAGTTGAACGTTTTCATTGGAAACTCCCTGGTTGATATGTATGCGAAATGTGGATGTCTCAATGctgcacacaaaatttttaaagagaTGCCCACAAAAGATTCTGTCTCCTGGAGTGCTTTAATCCACGGTTATGGTCTTCATGGCTATGGTACAAAAGCTTTGGAGCTCTTTCATGAGATGCAACAGAGGAAATTCGAGACTGACAATATCACATTTCTTGCTGTTTTGTCTGCGTGCAACCATAGTGGCCTGATTGCTGAGGGACAGGATCTCTACAATGATGCAATAAGAGAGAACAAAATTTCCTTAACATTGGAACATTATGCATGCTACATTGATCTTCTTGGTCGGTCAGGGAAGCTTGAAGATGCCTGTGAGATCATCAGCCATATGCCCATGGAACCAAATGCAACCATATTCAGTTGTTTGACATCAGCATGTAAAGCTCATGGTAGGCTAGAGGTGGCAGGGGAGCTGGCATGCCGGCTAATTAAATTGGAACCTGAGAATATGGCAAATTACACCTTGTTGTGTATGGTATATGCAGAGCTGGTAACTGGGCTGGTGTCGCAAACGTAA